Proteins encoded together in one Yersinia mollaretii ATCC 43969 window:
- a CDS encoding helix-turn-helix transcriptional regulator, whose product MARLFFNNELINTTIKKQLEQKLEKYRDIKYAYAIMNKKNPSDFVVISNWKKWFEFYTQNNFQFTDPVLLMAAHRIMPFSWDENIILKFPRLFDMAKEYNMINGYTFVLHDQHSNLVVLSLSADKNIDVEEIIGDDKGNIQLLLMITHEKMTSLYKDLNSKNNYYKMNGNEIFSNRENEIIYWASVGKSYQEIALILGVKLTTIKNHMGKVVRKLGVTNAKHAISIAVELQLIRTVIPNI is encoded by the coding sequence TTGGCTAGGTTATTTTTCAATAACGAATTAATCAATACTACTATAAAGAAGCAACTTGAACAAAAACTTGAAAAGTATAGGGATATAAAGTATGCATATGCAATAATGAATAAAAAGAACCCATCTGATTTTGTGGTTATTTCCAATTGGAAGAAATGGTTTGAATTTTATACACAAAACAATTTCCAGTTTACAGACCCTGTTCTTCTCATGGCCGCACATCGAATTATGCCATTCTCTTGGGATGAGAATATTATACTTAAGTTTCCAAGGTTATTCGATATGGCAAAAGAGTATAATATGATTAATGGATATACCTTTGTCCTACACGATCAACATTCAAATTTGGTCGTTCTCTCTCTTAGTGCTGATAAAAATATAGATGTTGAGGAGATAATTGGTGATGATAAAGGTAATATTCAGTTGCTATTGATGATCACGCACGAAAAAATGACTTCACTTTATAAAGATCTGAATAGTAAGAACAACTATTATAAAATGAATGGAAATGAAATTTTTTCAAACCGTGAAAATGAAATTATTTACTGGGCGAGTGTGGGTAAATCCTATCAAGAAATAGCGCTTATTTTAGGAGTAAAACTAACCACAATAAAAAATCATATGGGGAAAGTAGTTAGAAAGTTAGGAGTAACTAATGCCAAGCATGCTATAAGTATTGCAGTTGAGCTACAACTGATTAGAACGGTTATTCCTAATATATAG
- a CDS encoding c-type cytochrome, whose amino-acid sequence MAIGLFNVNALRIIFTLVLFSCPLCHALGNTPEQNYILKCSGCHDMDGSGSVAGGIPPLPGYLGAFVNDADGRLYLMHVPGIVASGLDDQQIAQLMNFLNQKWGDVQQGSPFTDAEVKQLRAMPMTDVVKLRRQIVQRFLREGIATGDYPWP is encoded by the coding sequence ATGGCGATCGGATTATTCAATGTGAACGCGCTACGAATCATTTTTACGCTTGTGTTGTTCTCCTGCCCGTTATGCCATGCCCTGGGTAATACGCCCGAACAGAATTATATCCTGAAGTGCTCTGGTTGCCATGATATGGACGGTTCAGGCTCAGTGGCGGGGGGAATCCCCCCTCTGCCGGGTTATCTAGGAGCATTTGTCAACGATGCGGATGGTCGTTTGTATCTGATGCATGTCCCTGGCATTGTCGCCTCTGGGTTAGACGATCAGCAAATCGCACAGCTAATGAATTTTCTCAATCAAAAGTGGGGTGATGTGCAGCAAGGTTCTCCTTTCACTGACGCAGAGGTAAAGCAATTACGCGCCATGCCTATGACAGATGTAGTGAAGTTACGCCGTCAGATTGTGCAACGCTTTCTCAGAGAAGGTATTGCGACCGGTGATTACCCTTGGCCCTGA
- a CDS encoding c-type cytochrome, whose amino-acid sequence MSKKMRLSAIACLLVVTCYALPASAFDGHDKFVANCSGCHGENAKGIEGMAPSLYNPELWAKLGDKRNDYIAGVLTSGLSGTLKTSNSSFDGMVMPPQDFIDTADLVAITHYILNEINHVEGGPGPDAVLIDKLKSAPKSHKDLQALRNGD is encoded by the coding sequence ATGAGTAAAAAAATGCGGCTCTCAGCGATAGCCTGTCTTCTGGTGGTAACGTGCTATGCCTTGCCAGCCAGTGCGTTTGATGGGCATGACAAGTTTGTCGCTAACTGTTCAGGGTGTCACGGTGAGAATGCAAAAGGCATTGAGGGTATGGCGCCATCACTCTATAACCCTGAACTGTGGGCCAAATTGGGAGACAAGCGTAATGACTATATTGCTGGTGTGCTCACCAGCGGGTTAAGCGGTACGCTAAAAACCAGTAACAGCAGCTTTGATGGCATGGTGATGCCACCACAGGACTTTATTGACACCGCGGATCTGGTGGCGATCACCCATTATATCCTCAATGAGATAAATCATGTAGAGGGTGGGCCGGGGCCGGATGCCGTGCTGATCGATAAGCTGAAAAGCGCCCCGAAATCTCACAAGGATTTACAGGCATTGCGTAATGGGGACTAA
- a CDS encoding amine dehydrogenase large subunit — translation MKRNIHPPYLFAILFPVILISPALAETPFKPERISVEKELRSGPSLFVIDQSWSGTSSITVLSADDLKTKGSISTGLIAQFLLSKNNKQLYTASVYPKRIVWGPVEAVVQQFDVKTLSLTKEIPTSPKMAQVSASINSFRLSANEKYAFVQNATPAASVNVIDITSGNTLLEIPTPGCWGIYPSADDNRFSALCGDGTVASYQIATDQKDYKVTKSDTIFDADKDPLFISSQRDGDTLIFTSFNGNMYLLNDKEIKVTLTDKFSYTKGIKSHWVPTGFEILAFNKPNNLMFITMSPNGKEGSHKYGAKEIWGIDMASRKVITRVKTVDTISLAVSQTQKPELFALSGGEGGSGGTVLKYIFIGPQFTGKVVGKAARLGTFNQFLMVDY, via the coding sequence ATGAAAAGGAATATTCATCCGCCCTATCTGTTCGCCATTTTGTTTCCCGTAATACTTATCTCGCCAGCCCTAGCAGAAACACCTTTCAAACCAGAACGAATTAGTGTTGAAAAAGAGCTTAGGTCAGGACCAAGTCTGTTTGTTATAGATCAAAGCTGGAGCGGCACGAGTAGCATTACTGTACTGTCTGCGGATGATTTGAAAACAAAAGGTAGTATTTCCACTGGCCTTATCGCACAGTTCCTTTTGTCAAAGAACAACAAGCAACTCTATACCGCCTCGGTATACCCGAAGCGCATTGTTTGGGGGCCAGTAGAAGCCGTCGTCCAGCAATTCGATGTGAAAACTCTGTCATTAACCAAAGAAATACCAACGTCACCGAAGATGGCGCAAGTATCGGCCAGTATTAATAGCTTCAGGTTATCGGCTAATGAAAAATATGCTTTTGTGCAAAATGCTACCCCCGCAGCCTCCGTCAATGTCATCGACATCACCAGCGGTAATACGTTGTTGGAAATTCCAACGCCTGGATGCTGGGGTATCTATCCTTCTGCTGATGATAATCGCTTCAGCGCGTTATGCGGTGATGGCACTGTTGCCAGCTATCAAATCGCTACCGACCAGAAAGATTATAAAGTAACCAAAAGCGACACTATTTTTGACGCGGATAAAGACCCGTTGTTTATCAGCTCACAGCGGGATGGCGATACGCTGATATTTACCTCTTTCAACGGCAATATGTATCTGCTGAATGACAAAGAGATAAAAGTGACACTGACCGATAAGTTCAGTTACACCAAAGGAATTAAAAGCCATTGGGTACCAACGGGCTTTGAAATTCTTGCCTTCAATAAGCCCAATAATCTGATGTTCATCACTATGTCCCCAAATGGTAAGGAAGGTAGCCATAAATATGGCGCAAAAGAGATCTGGGGAATTGATATGGCCAGCCGCAAGGTAATTACCCGTGTGAAAACTGTCGATACTATTTCGTTGGCCGTTTCACAAACCCAAAAACCAGAACTATTCGCACTGAGCGGAGGGGAGGGCGGCTCTGGCGGCACGGTGCTGAAATATATTTTCATCGGTCCTCAATTTACAGGGAAGGTCGTAGGAAAAGCAGCCAGATTAGGGACATTCAACCAATTTCTGATGGTGGATTATTAG
- a CDS encoding helix-turn-helix domain-containing protein has protein sequence MINKIPDWHPSDIIAAIRKKGSTLSAVSRNSGLSSCTLANALTRPWPKGEYIIAEFLSIHPSEIWPSRYYDKISGERIDRKVKIRNKSNS, from the coding sequence ATGATTAATAAAATACCGGACTGGCATCCTTCAGATATAATAGCGGCGATCCGAAAAAAAGGATCTACTCTCTCCGCTGTTTCGCGAAACTCTGGTTTAAGTTCATGTACTCTTGCAAATGCATTAACAAGACCATGGCCTAAAGGCGAATATATAATTGCAGAGTTTTTAAGTATACATCCATCGGAAATATGGCCTTCGAGATATTATGACAAGATTTCTGGGGAGAGAATTGATAGAAAAGTGAAAATTAGAAATAAGAGTAATAGTTGA
- a CDS encoding redoxin domain-containing protein yields MNTVIIFVLGILSVLVLLLIVAFIALSRQVGVLFERITPVGAMLNNNGPKTGEITSIYRLLSLNNGEITIGGQKNKHQLVLFISPTCPICKVLYPVIGSIKKSESKWLDIVLASDGDEQQHRAFIEQQQLGDIPYVLSPELGIAWQVAKLPFAVLLDEQGKIISKGLINNREQLESLFNAKETGFASLQDYAQKGALNVNH; encoded by the coding sequence ATGAATACCGTAATTATTTTTGTTCTTGGAATACTTTCCGTTTTAGTTCTCTTATTAATTGTTGCTTTTATTGCCTTATCACGTCAGGTGGGGGTGCTCTTTGAGCGTATTACTCCTGTAGGAGCAATGCTAAATAATAATGGTCCTAAGACCGGTGAAATAACGTCAATTTACCGATTACTTTCGCTGAATAACGGTGAGATAACTATTGGGGGCCAGAAAAATAAGCATCAGTTGGTGCTGTTCATTTCCCCCACCTGCCCGATTTGCAAAGTGTTGTATCCCGTCATTGGCAGTATCAAAAAATCCGAATCGAAATGGCTTGATATTGTGCTGGCCAGCGACGGTGATGAACAGCAGCATCGTGCGTTTATCGAACAACAGCAGTTGGGTGATATTCCCTATGTATTATCACCGGAGTTGGGAATAGCTTGGCAGGTTGCCAAATTACCGTTCGCGGTATTGCTGGACGAGCAGGGAAAAATTATCTCAAAAGGACTGATTAATAATCGGGAACAATTAGAAAGTTTATTCAACGCCAAAGAAACCGGCTTCGCTTCCCTGCAAGACTATGCGCAAAAAGGCGCGCTCAACGTCAATCATTAA
- a CDS encoding methylamine dehydrogenase light chain: MKLLSQFFSLLDKLSERSVRHSARHIGRRHFLTKTGAFLVGAGVLPLLPFDRSSGSAFAAGKPADVNECNYWRYCALDGNLCSSSGGSITTCPVGTETSKTSWVGTCRNPHDNKNYLVSYNDCCGKTTVANSVNCFNNQGERPGYRMGLHNDINWCMANTNKGYHCTVATLVGIANE, encoded by the coding sequence ATGAAATTACTTTCACAATTTTTTAGTTTATTGGACAAACTATCGGAAAGAAGTGTACGCCATTCCGCGCGCCATATTGGTCGCCGCCATTTTTTGACTAAAACCGGTGCTTTTCTCGTCGGCGCGGGCGTATTACCGCTACTGCCCTTCGATCGTTCGTCAGGATCAGCGTTTGCCGCCGGTAAACCAGCAGATGTAAATGAATGCAACTACTGGCGCTACTGCGCACTGGACGGCAACCTTTGTTCCTCTTCTGGTGGCAGCATTACGACTTGTCCGGTCGGCACTGAAACGTCCAAAACATCCTGGGTCGGTACTTGCCGTAACCCGCATGACAACAAAAATTATCTGGTCTCGTATAACGACTGTTGTGGCAAGACAACGGTAGCAAACTCTGTGAACTGCTTTAACAATCAAGGAGAGCGCCCTGGCTACCGTATGGGATTGCATAATGATATCAACTGGTGCATGGCGAATACCAATAAAGGCTACCACTGCACAGTTGCAACATTAGTGGGAATCGCTAATGAGTAA
- a CDS encoding MauE/DoxX family redox-associated membrane protein, with protein MASQLMALCHFMLITFIALLFIQTALHKGSDVRRFSGYVANYHHLLQPFSLPLAYLLLTLEIAATALAIFPATSVFGQSLFLMLLALYTLMMILGVIGGKRAIDCGCSGTPIMVSPQTVVRNLCLIMLCVLMIVLPAVPISQPTLTAAIIAGFILWMGYLLTEQLMRNSDLINRFRYSLHDQEAR; from the coding sequence ATGGCTTCCCAACTAATGGCGCTATGTCACTTTATGCTAATAACATTCATCGCTCTGTTATTTATTCAAACCGCCTTGCATAAAGGAAGTGATGTACGTCGTTTTTCAGGTTATGTGGCGAATTATCATCATTTGCTACAGCCATTCAGCCTGCCGCTCGCTTATCTGCTACTGACATTGGAAATAGCTGCTACCGCGCTGGCAATATTCCCCGCAACATCAGTATTTGGGCAAAGTCTATTCCTCATGCTTTTGGCACTGTACACCTTGATGATGATACTTGGTGTTATCGGTGGTAAACGCGCTATTGACTGCGGTTGCAGTGGCACCCCGATTATGGTGTCGCCGCAAACCGTGGTGCGCAACCTTTGCCTGATCATGCTGTGTGTGCTGATGATCGTGCTACCAGCAGTACCTATCAGCCAACCAACACTGACCGCCGCGATTATTGCCGGCTTCATATTGTGGATGGGATACCTCCTTACCGAACAGTTAATGCGTAATAGCGATCTGATAAATCGTTTCAGATATTCGCTTCATGATCAGGAGGCGCGATGA